A window of Tautonia plasticadhaerens contains these coding sequences:
- a CDS encoding glycosyltransferase family 4 protein: MAEAPITVALLGGHPSRTGEARRLARLVDRLASRGVSARVVLPGGGTELREHGVDPLEEPWLARPWLARASARRLPMADPDFRPDLVHALHDEAAGAAAVLARLRDLPLIRTVEDDAGLDGPSRLDPRGLAAVVACDARMAALLDARDRAIGRLVRVIPPGFDPPADPGPADGSPPVGRVPVIGAMGRLGPGSGFETFLDAVHRVVETGRDVEFLVVGLGPGESRVRRRADRLGIADRLTFAGPSTLEDAFWGVVDVYHQPSAVPSCGRHLMAAMAAGRPCVAPDLDGLRQLLSPGDLGLLVPPGDPAALARALLSMLDRPLLARSLADRARAWACTHLDPDREADALASLYGAVARTSPPPATRRS, encoded by the coding sequence ATGGCCGAGGCCCCGATCACGGTCGCCCTGCTGGGCGGCCACCCCTCCCGGACCGGGGAGGCGAGGCGGCTGGCCCGGCTGGTCGACCGCCTGGCCTCCCGGGGGGTCTCGGCCCGGGTCGTCCTGCCCGGGGGGGGGACGGAGCTGAGGGAGCATGGGGTGGACCCCCTGGAAGAGCCCTGGCTCGCCCGCCCCTGGCTCGCCCGGGCCTCGGCCCGTCGGCTGCCGATGGCCGACCCCGACTTCCGCCCCGACCTCGTCCACGCCCTCCACGACGAGGCGGCCGGGGCCGCCGCCGTGCTGGCCCGACTCCGCGACTTGCCCCTGATCCGGACGGTCGAGGACGACGCCGGGCTCGACGGCCCCTCCCGGCTCGACCCCCGGGGGCTCGCCGCCGTGGTCGCCTGCGACGCCCGCATGGCCGCCCTGCTCGACGCCAGGGACCGCGCGATCGGCCGGCTGGTCCGGGTCATCCCCCCCGGCTTCGACCCCCCGGCCGACCCCGGGCCGGCCGACGGCTCCCCGCCGGTCGGCCGCGTCCCGGTCATCGGCGCGATGGGCCGGCTCGGCCCCGGATCCGGGTTCGAGACCTTCCTGGACGCGGTCCACCGGGTCGTCGAGACCGGCCGGGACGTGGAGTTCCTCGTCGTCGGGCTCGGGCCCGGGGAGTCCCGGGTCCGCCGCCGGGCCGACCGCCTCGGCATCGCCGACCGCCTCACCTTCGCCGGCCCCTCGACGCTGGAGGACGCCTTCTGGGGGGTGGTCGACGTCTACCACCAGCCCTCCGCGGTCCCCTCCTGCGGCCGGCACCTGATGGCCGCGATGGCCGCCGGCAGGCCCTGCGTCGCCCCCGACCTCGACGGCCTCCGGCAGCTGCTCTCCCCCGGGGACCTCGGCCTGCTCGTCCCCCCCGGGGACCCCGCCGCCCTGGCCCGGGCCCTGCTCTCGATGCTCGACCGGCCCCTGCTCGCCCGGTCCCTGGCCGACCGGGCCCGGGCCTGGGCCTGCACCCACCTCGACCCCGACCGCGAGGCCGACGCCCTCGCCTCGCTCTACGGGGCCGTCGCCCGGACCTCCCCCCCCCCGGCGACCCGGCGCTCGTAG
- a CDS encoding AAA family ATPase → MSAPTIDELTAPDLESLLPLLDRLTENVGSVVLGKPEVIRLVLVALLAEGHLLIEDVPGVGKTLLARALAASIDCSFRRVQFTPDLLPSDILGSSVYNSGTGEFVFKPGPLFANVILADEINRTTPRTQSALLEAMGDRQVSVEGKSYPLEPPFLVLATQNPYEFEGTYVLPESQLDRFMMRIRMGYPIPSEERHILTSHRGGEPVEDLRPVLSREEVLRLQHASRAVRVDDAIADYLMEIVHATRDSEDLNVGVSTRGALTLYRAAQGFALVQGRSFVVPDDIKAMSLPVLAHRVVGKSFLQAGEFNASEAIIRDLVDRIRVPA, encoded by the coding sequence ATGAGTGCCCCGACCATCGACGAGCTGACCGCGCCGGACCTCGAATCGCTGCTGCCGCTGCTCGATCGCCTGACGGAGAACGTCGGCTCGGTGGTGCTGGGCAAGCCGGAGGTGATCCGCCTGGTGCTGGTCGCCCTGCTGGCCGAGGGGCACCTGCTGATCGAGGACGTGCCGGGGGTGGGCAAGACGCTGCTGGCCCGGGCCCTGGCGGCGAGCATCGATTGCAGCTTCCGCCGGGTGCAGTTCACTCCGGACCTGCTGCCGTCGGACATCCTCGGTTCGAGCGTCTACAACTCGGGGACCGGGGAATTCGTCTTCAAGCCGGGCCCGCTGTTCGCCAACGTGATCCTCGCCGACGAGATCAACCGGACCACGCCGAGGACCCAGAGCGCCCTGCTGGAGGCGATGGGGGACCGCCAGGTGTCGGTCGAGGGGAAGTCGTACCCGCTCGAGCCGCCGTTCCTGGTGCTGGCGACCCAGAACCCGTACGAGTTCGAGGGGACCTACGTCCTGCCCGAGAGCCAGCTCGACCGCTTCATGATGCGGATCCGGATGGGGTATCCGATCCCCAGCGAGGAGCGGCACATCCTGACCAGCCACCGGGGGGGGGAGCCGGTCGAGGACCTCAGGCCGGTGCTCTCGCGGGAGGAGGTGCTCCGGCTGCAGCACGCCTCCCGGGCGGTCCGGGTCGACGACGCGATCGCCGACTACCTGATGGAGATCGTGCACGCGACCCGGGACAGCGAGGACCTGAACGTCGGCGTCAGCACCCGGGGGGCGTTGACGCTCTACCGGGCCGCCCAGGGCTTCGCCCTGGTCCAGGGCCGGTCGTTCGTGGTGCCCGACGACATCAAGGCGATGAGCCTGCCGGTCCTGGCGCACCGGGTGGTCGGCAAGTCGTTCCTCCAGGCCGGCGAGTTCAACGCCTCCGAGGCGATCATCCGGGACCTGGTGGACCGCATCCGGGTGCCGGCCTGA
- a CDS encoding potassium channel family protein — MTQLLLYAIATTLLLFVAFDAFVTVFSTRGAGPMTGLWTRSAWKALLAIHRRRPVHRVLAMSGPMMLLLAILAWYALLGLGWFLLFAGDATSVIDKGTGTAVGLPEKVYFVGATISGVGYGDLVPRGLPWTVLSNVAVLSGTVLLTTSLSYVLSVISAAIERKRLAEGIFAVGGDVEEFVANAWARDPGGPLDDHIMRLASRIGDHSLKHLCYPVLHYYHSDDPRQSPSRAILLLSDALFLIDHYASPEARPPEGVLKVAWSSIENYSSRADNGVVGIEQVDRDVPNHLDRETLVQLGIPTRTSGTDAGPSGYLERRRRLVAMCRQDGWSAS; from the coding sequence ATGACGCAGCTCCTGCTCTACGCGATCGCCACGACGCTGCTCCTCTTCGTGGCCTTCGACGCGTTCGTGACGGTCTTCAGCACGAGGGGGGCCGGCCCGATGACGGGACTCTGGACTCGATCGGCCTGGAAGGCCCTGCTCGCCATCCATCGGAGGAGGCCCGTCCATCGGGTCCTGGCGATGTCGGGCCCCATGATGCTCCTGCTCGCGATCCTGGCGTGGTACGCCCTGCTCGGCCTCGGGTGGTTCCTGCTCTTCGCGGGGGACGCCACCTCGGTCATCGACAAGGGCACGGGGACCGCCGTCGGGCTGCCCGAGAAGGTCTACTTCGTGGGGGCCACGATCTCCGGCGTCGGCTACGGTGACCTCGTCCCCCGAGGCCTCCCCTGGACGGTCCTCAGCAATGTCGCCGTGCTCTCGGGGACGGTGCTCCTCACCACGTCGCTCTCCTACGTGCTCTCGGTCATCTCGGCGGCGATCGAACGCAAGCGACTCGCCGAGGGCATCTTCGCCGTCGGTGGAGACGTCGAGGAGTTCGTCGCGAACGCCTGGGCCCGGGACCCCGGCGGGCCCCTCGACGACCACATCATGCGGCTGGCGTCACGCATCGGCGACCACTCGCTCAAGCACCTCTGCTACCCGGTGCTCCACTACTACCACAGCGACGATCCCCGCCAGTCGCCGAGCCGTGCCATCCTCCTGCTCTCCGACGCCCTCTTCCTGATCGACCACTACGCCAGTCCCGAGGCCCGACCACCGGAGGGGGTCCTCAAGGTGGCCTGGAGCAGCATCGAGAACTATTCGAGCCGGGCCGACAACGGGGTCGTCGGCATCGAGCAAGTCGATCGGGACGTCCCCAACCATCTCGACCGGGAAACGCTCGTGCAGCTCGGCATCCCGACCAGGACGTCCGGGACCGACGCAGGACCCTCCGGATATCTCGAGCGGCGTCGTCGACTGGTTGCGATGTGCCGCCAGGATGGATGGTCCGCATCCTGA
- a CDS encoding transglutaminase TgpA family protein — MRFESLYRISLYLLMFLSALILNVDADAAILLGGSNFRYARFFPPVMAAAGVLAYLMVDRRPGRGIGPGTANLLGVASLMLVYLEYRIDPNQLVLACGHWLYYLALVKMFRPKEPTDDWYLILLGLMQVLVGCFLSQGDRVGLLLVLWAILALWVLSLFYLHREALRSGRPGPAPPGPPAGAGGPTGGEPYPGLFGLPFYIATARAAAMTLLLGMFIFLIMPRSDARQAPPRGAVAPRSLTGFSDEVRLGQMGEILENNAIVFSADLLADGERIRPEEDLRWRGVTLTGYRDGRWRRDRDDIQSTSPPASRGGGRGLIEQRIRMEETSDRVLFALRPILKIEGPEGLIEMNATDGTLVRDLDRGPRRIGGGRRNLGPLSYSVFSERDRPGIPIQPGENDVVVASFDGGGLMDVPDDLVAPLGEISDRVVAGIPSDDLVAKARALEAYLGDSGEFHYSLRMTREDTTLDPNLDFLLNTRTGHCEYFASALALMLRCQGIPSRVVNGFKGGDWNDLAQMIIVRQRHAHSWVEAYVGFTPDRDRRPVWLPLDPAPAAEQAEQVAQVGGMPTSLRQVADFVRYIWVFYVAGFNADRQKQLLYDPIRALVKEAREGFQIMRLALLNAMRWLTDFPSPTAFFSVKGFVASSLVMLLTVGLYGTGRRLWRLLGRRLSGPDDRADDPSGALAAYVRLVRVLESYGLQRPSTETPREFARRASVLLGDRARGGDGRPLAEVPGRVVEAFYRVRYGALPLGVEVVSELDTQIDALEAGLRPSTG, encoded by the coding sequence ATGAGGTTCGAGTCGCTCTATCGGATCAGCCTGTACCTGCTGATGTTCCTCTCGGCCCTGATCCTGAACGTCGACGCCGACGCGGCGATCCTGCTGGGCGGGTCGAACTTCCGCTACGCGCGGTTCTTCCCCCCGGTGATGGCCGCGGCCGGGGTGCTCGCCTACCTGATGGTCGACCGGAGGCCGGGCCGGGGGATCGGGCCGGGGACGGCGAACCTGCTGGGCGTCGCCTCGCTGATGCTGGTCTACCTGGAATACCGGATCGACCCGAACCAGCTGGTGCTGGCCTGCGGGCACTGGCTGTACTACCTCGCCCTGGTCAAGATGTTCCGCCCCAAGGAGCCGACCGACGACTGGTACCTGATCCTGCTGGGCCTGATGCAGGTGCTCGTCGGTTGCTTCCTCAGCCAGGGGGACCGGGTGGGGCTCTTGCTGGTGCTCTGGGCGATTCTTGCGCTTTGGGTGTTGAGCCTGTTCTACCTGCACCGGGAGGCGTTGCGGTCGGGGCGCCCGGGCCCGGCCCCGCCGGGCCCGCCGGCCGGGGCGGGCGGGCCGACGGGGGGGGAGCCGTATCCGGGGCTCTTCGGGCTGCCCTTCTACATCGCCACGGCGAGGGCGGCGGCGATGACCCTGCTGCTGGGCATGTTCATCTTCCTGATCATGCCCCGCTCCGACGCCCGACAGGCGCCCCCGAGGGGCGCCGTGGCCCCCAGGAGCCTGACCGGCTTCAGCGACGAGGTCCGGCTCGGGCAGATGGGGGAGATCCTGGAGAACAACGCCATCGTCTTCTCGGCCGACCTGCTGGCCGACGGCGAACGGATCCGGCCGGAGGAGGACCTGCGCTGGCGGGGTGTGACGCTGACCGGCTACCGGGACGGCCGATGGCGCCGGGACCGCGACGACATCCAGTCGACTTCCCCCCCGGCGTCCCGGGGGGGGGGCCGGGGGCTGATCGAGCAGCGGATCCGGATGGAGGAGACGTCGGATCGGGTGCTCTTCGCGCTGAGGCCGATCCTCAAGATCGAGGGCCCCGAGGGCCTGATCGAGATGAACGCCACCGACGGCACGCTGGTCCGGGACCTCGACCGCGGCCCCCGGCGGATCGGGGGGGGCCGGCGCAACCTCGGGCCGCTGAGCTACTCGGTCTTCTCGGAGCGGGACCGCCCTGGGATCCCCATCCAGCCGGGGGAGAACGACGTGGTGGTCGCCTCCTTCGACGGCGGCGGCCTGATGGACGTGCCCGACGACCTGGTGGCCCCGCTCGGGGAGATCTCCGACCGGGTGGTGGCCGGCATCCCCTCGGACGACCTCGTCGCCAAGGCCCGGGCGCTGGAGGCGTATCTGGGGGACTCGGGGGAGTTCCACTACTCCTTGCGGATGACCCGGGAGGACACGACGCTCGACCCCAACCTCGACTTCCTGCTCAACACCCGGACCGGCCATTGCGAGTACTTCGCCTCCGCCCTGGCGCTGATGCTCCGGTGCCAGGGGATCCCCTCCCGGGTGGTCAACGGCTTCAAGGGGGGGGACTGGAACGACCTGGCCCAGATGATCATCGTCCGGCAGCGGCACGCGCACAGCTGGGTCGAGGCGTACGTCGGCTTCACCCCCGACCGCGACCGGCGGCCGGTCTGGCTGCCGCTGGACCCGGCGCCGGCGGCCGAGCAGGCCGAGCAGGTCGCCCAGGTCGGCGGGATGCCGACGAGCCTCCGCCAGGTGGCCGACTTCGTCCGCTACATCTGGGTCTTCTACGTCGCCGGCTTCAACGCCGATCGCCAGAAGCAGCTGCTCTACGACCCGATCCGGGCCCTGGTGAAGGAGGCCCGGGAGGGGTTCCAGATCATGCGGCTGGCGCTGCTCAACGCCATGCGATGGCTGACCGACTTCCCCAGCCCGACGGCCTTCTTCAGCGTCAAGGGGTTCGTCGCCTCGTCCCTGGTGATGCTGCTGACCGTCGGCCTGTACGGGACGGGCCGTCGGCTCTGGCGGCTCCTGGGCCGCCGGCTCTCCGGCCCGGACGACCGGGCCGACGACCCCTCGGGCGCCCTGGCCGCCTACGTCCGGCTGGTCCGGGTGCTGGAGTCGTACGGCCTGCAACGCCCGTCCACCGAGACCCCCCGGGAGTTCGCCCGACGCGCCTCGGTGCTGCTGGGGGACCGCGCCCGGGGCGGCGACGGCCGCCCCCTGGCCGAGGTGCCCGGCCGGGTGGTCGAGGCCTTCTACCGGGTCCGCTACGGGGCCCTGCCGCTGGGCGTTGAGGTCGTCTCCGAGCTGGACACCCAGATCGACGCCCTGGAGGCCGGCCTCCGGCCCTCGACGGGCTGA
- a CDS encoding carboxy terminal-processing peptidase codes for MPRSSAHRFKGVAAVLGVAVGVSALLGAQDAEIEPNQADRLTARIVAELIERAHLSKPEIGDEVSARWHGRYIESLDRGKLFFTKADIEEFEPFKDQLDDQIQRGDLSFAQVVFDRFLTRLDERFAVINELLDAGFDFEAEETYVDDPEALDYPADAEEAKERWRKELKYQLLVQMLGDTEYDEAVKRLKIRYKDNLYRYFHQFEMLELMEYYLTALSQSVDPHSEYMGWKNLEDMMNQQLQLSLEGIGASLTMEDGLPVIKEIIPGGAAAKDGRLKPEDKILAVEKEEGGELVDFYEKKISDVVRVIRGPRGTEVRLVVQPAGTKERETYVITREKIELADQHAKGEVIEAEAPDGTPLKFGVINLPSFYGDTAAVRRGDEDAVSATIDCEKLLEGFNEQGVDCVLIDLRGNGGGLLLEAISLSGLFIDSGPVVRVRDADGVLPYDDEDAGTAYDGPLAVLISHTSASASEIFAGVIKDYGRGLIVGDSSTFGKGTVQSIIDLNNWLRNPEGFPNLGALRLTIQQFYRANGMSTQVRGVTPDIHIPSVADHIEQLGEGEMDNALAFDKIDALPHDHYNRVPAELVSQLTERSLERRRGSEKFQKQAEAIQKFIDRQNRKELPLKKDLFFAEFEKDEDEEVQELIEQPEAVTSGRAGGEGDEKTVWNLDSFYNAEVTKIVADYITLGAEVVAAAPVPAADLAGGRRN; via the coding sequence ATGCCGCGGTCCTCAGCACATCGGTTCAAGGGAGTGGCGGCGGTCCTCGGGGTCGCCGTCGGCGTGTCGGCCCTGCTCGGGGCCCAGGATGCCGAGATCGAGCCCAACCAGGCCGACCGGCTCACGGCCCGGATCGTCGCCGAATTGATCGAGCGGGCCCACCTGTCGAAGCCGGAGATCGGCGACGAGGTCTCGGCCCGCTGGCACGGGCGCTACATCGAGTCGCTCGACCGCGGCAAGTTGTTCTTCACCAAGGCCGACATCGAAGAATTCGAGCCCTTCAAGGACCAGCTCGACGACCAGATCCAGCGCGGGGATCTCTCGTTCGCCCAGGTCGTCTTCGACCGGTTCCTCACCCGGCTCGACGAGCGGTTCGCCGTCATCAATGAACTGCTCGACGCCGGCTTCGACTTCGAGGCCGAGGAGACCTACGTCGACGACCCCGAGGCGCTGGACTACCCGGCCGACGCCGAGGAGGCGAAGGAGCGCTGGCGGAAGGAGCTGAAGTACCAACTGCTGGTGCAGATGCTCGGCGACACCGAGTACGACGAGGCCGTCAAGCGGCTGAAGATCCGGTACAAGGACAACCTGTACCGCTACTTCCACCAGTTCGAGATGCTCGAATTGATGGAGTACTACCTGACGGCCCTCTCGCAATCGGTCGACCCGCACAGCGAGTACATGGGCTGGAAGAACCTGGAAGACATGATGAACCAGCAGCTCCAGCTCTCGCTGGAGGGGATCGGCGCCTCCCTGACGATGGAGGACGGCCTGCCGGTCATCAAGGAGATCATCCCCGGCGGCGCCGCCGCCAAGGACGGCCGCCTGAAGCCCGAGGACAAGATCCTCGCGGTCGAGAAGGAGGAGGGCGGCGAGCTGGTCGACTTCTACGAGAAGAAGATCAGCGACGTGGTCCGGGTGATCCGGGGCCCCCGGGGCACCGAGGTGAGGCTCGTCGTCCAGCCGGCCGGCACCAAGGAGCGCGAGACCTACGTCATCACCCGGGAGAAGATCGAGCTGGCCGACCAGCACGCCAAGGGGGAGGTGATCGAGGCCGAGGCCCCCGACGGCACCCCCCTGAAGTTCGGCGTGATCAACCTGCCGAGCTTCTACGGCGACACCGCCGCCGTCCGCCGCGGCGACGAGGACGCCGTCAGCGCCACCATCGACTGCGAGAAGCTGCTGGAGGGCTTCAACGAGCAGGGGGTCGACTGCGTCCTGATCGACCTGAGGGGCAACGGCGGCGGCCTGCTGCTGGAGGCGATCTCCCTCTCCGGCCTGTTCATCGACTCCGGCCCGGTGGTCCGGGTCCGGGACGCCGACGGCGTCCTGCCCTACGACGACGAGGACGCCGGCACCGCCTACGACGGCCCGCTCGCCGTGCTCATCAGCCACACCAGCGCCAGCGCCTCGGAGATCTTCGCCGGGGTGATCAAGGACTACGGCCGGGGGCTGATCGTCGGCGACTCCAGCACCTTCGGCAAGGGGACGGTGCAGAGCATCATCGACCTGAACAACTGGCTCCGCAACCCCGAGGGGTTCCCCAACCTCGGCGCCCTCCGCCTGACGATCCAGCAGTTCTACCGGGCCAACGGCATGAGCACCCAGGTCCGGGGGGTGACGCCGGACATCCACATCCCCTCGGTCGCCGACCACATCGAGCAGCTCGGCGAGGGGGAGATGGACAACGCCCTGGCCTTCGACAAGATCGACGCCCTGCCGCACGACCACTACAACCGGGTGCCCGCCGAGCTGGTCTCGCAGCTCACCGAGCGTTCCCTGGAGCGTCGCCGGGGCAGCGAGAAGTTCCAGAAGCAGGCCGAGGCGATCCAGAAGTTCATCGACCGGCAGAACCGCAAGGAGCTGCCCTTGAAGAAGGACCTCTTCTTCGCCGAGTTCGAGAAGGACGAGGACGAGGAGGTCCAGGAGCTGATCGAGCAGCCCGAGGCCGTCACCTCCGGCCGGGCCGGCGGCGAGGGCGACGAGAAGACGGTCTGGAACCTCGACTCGTTCTATAACGCCGAGGTCACCAAGATCGTCGCCGACTACATCACCCTGGGCGCCGAGGTCGTGGCGGCGGCCCCCGTCCCGGCCGCCGACCTGGCCGGCGGGCGTCGGAACTGA
- a CDS encoding glycosyltransferase family 2 protein: MATIAESRADATSTPGTARVPVSVIVPVKNEAGNLRRCLPALSWADEVFVVDSQSTDETAEVAEEHGATVVQFRFNGTYPKKKNWALDAIDFRNDWVLIVDADEVVPPALAREIAGKVESGALDGYYLNMKYYFLGRRIRHCGYAECWNLRFFKHRLGRYERMPVSPGSRTGDNEAHEHVELEGRVGRLEHELDHHAYPTIDSWVEKHNRYASWEAEQFERFLHEPVPSGIGRGKRLKRLLKKVYLRLPMRPVVRFVYAYVIRLGFLDGKPGLAFCALLSFYDFLCWAKVYERRVAGGGEVRATAP, from the coding sequence ATGGCGACCATCGCCGAATCGAGGGCCGACGCGACGAGCACGCCCGGGACGGCCCGGGTGCCGGTCAGCGTGATCGTGCCGGTGAAGAACGAGGCCGGGAACCTGCGGAGGTGCCTGCCCGCCCTGTCCTGGGCCGACGAGGTGTTCGTCGTCGACAGCCAGAGCACCGACGAGACGGCCGAGGTGGCCGAGGAGCACGGCGCGACCGTCGTCCAGTTCCGCTTCAACGGCACGTACCCGAAGAAGAAGAACTGGGCGCTCGATGCGATCGACTTCCGCAACGACTGGGTCCTGATCGTCGACGCCGACGAGGTGGTGCCGCCCGCGCTGGCCCGGGAGATCGCCGGGAAGGTCGAGTCGGGCGCGCTCGACGGTTATTACCTGAACATGAAATACTATTTCCTCGGCCGCCGGATCCGGCATTGCGGCTACGCCGAGTGCTGGAACCTCCGGTTCTTCAAGCACCGGCTCGGGCGGTACGAGCGGATGCCCGTCTCGCCGGGGTCGAGGACGGGGGACAACGAGGCGCACGAGCACGTCGAGCTGGAGGGCAGGGTCGGCCGGCTGGAACACGAGCTGGACCACCACGCCTACCCGACCATCGACTCCTGGGTCGAGAAGCACAACCGGTACGCCTCGTGGGAGGCCGAGCAGTTCGAGCGGTTCCTGCACGAGCCGGTGCCGTCGGGGATCGGCCGGGGGAAGCGGCTCAAGCGGCTGCTGAAGAAGGTGTACCTGAGGCTGCCGATGCGGCCGGTGGTCCGGTTCGTCTACGCCTACGTGATCCGGCTCGGGTTCCTGGACGGCAAGCCGGGCCTGGCGTTCTGCGCCCTGCTGTCGTTCTACGACTTCCTCTGCTGGGCGAAGGTCTACGAGCGCCGGGTCGCCGGGGGGGGGGAGGTCCGGGCGACGGCCCCGTAG
- a CDS encoding DUF58 domain-containing protein: protein MARSPIGRLARAASAALRPSQTLRWTAEGVGYIAVWLILLGTGLYQQINLVLLIAGLAAGPIVGSIFVSAAVLRGLRVTRRGPPYVFAESPLVIDYVLENPHRWREALAMTAADVLTPDGPGTPSARELYPKAFFPRVPGRDRLRISWRGNAPARGRYTFGTIELVTRSPFGLLERRVTIESPGSLVVYPGVGTLTRRWRRVFREATETRRGRRHDRSAQQQEYHGLRDYRPGDSPRWIHWRTSARLGQPMVKEFEQQSDQDLAVLLDPWLPRSKASAEQREAVERAIRFAATVCLETCRGSGRRLLLGWTGPSPAVRHGPASIRLLHELLESLAVLRPTPEGHVGGLLDALPASMLRDAMLLIVTTRPINLAEEYERAARLNESTGLRITGRILTLDASRGDLEDYIRFDGGPGLAPAGPIDDRPALDPDGDGRPGAPGRDRRPEVPA from the coding sequence ATGGCCCGAAGCCCGATCGGCAGACTGGCCCGCGCCGCCTCGGCCGCGCTGCGGCCGAGCCAGACGTTGCGGTGGACGGCGGAGGGGGTGGGGTACATCGCCGTCTGGCTGATCCTGCTGGGCACGGGGTTGTACCAGCAGATCAACCTCGTGCTGCTGATCGCCGGGCTGGCGGCGGGGCCGATCGTGGGGTCGATCTTCGTCAGCGCGGCGGTCCTGCGGGGCCTCCGGGTGACCCGCCGGGGCCCGCCTTACGTCTTCGCCGAGTCCCCGCTGGTGATCGACTACGTCCTGGAGAACCCGCACCGCTGGCGGGAGGCGCTGGCGATGACGGCCGCCGACGTGCTGACGCCCGACGGGCCGGGGACCCCCTCGGCCCGGGAGCTGTACCCGAAGGCCTTCTTCCCTAGGGTGCCGGGGCGGGACCGGCTGCGGATCTCCTGGAGGGGGAATGCTCCGGCCCGGGGCCGGTACACCTTCGGCACGATCGAGCTGGTGACCCGGTCCCCCTTCGGCCTTCTGGAGCGGAGGGTGACGATCGAGTCCCCCGGGTCGCTGGTCGTCTACCCCGGCGTGGGGACCCTGACCCGCCGCTGGCGACGGGTCTTCCGGGAGGCGACGGAGACCCGGAGGGGCCGCCGCCACGACCGCAGCGCCCAGCAGCAGGAGTACCACGGCCTGAGGGACTACCGGCCCGGGGACAGCCCCCGCTGGATCCACTGGCGGACCAGCGCCCGGCTCGGCCAGCCGATGGTCAAGGAGTTCGAGCAGCAGAGCGACCAGGACCTCGCCGTGCTGCTCGACCCCTGGCTGCCCAGGTCCAAGGCCTCGGCCGAGCAGCGGGAGGCGGTCGAGCGGGCGATCCGCTTCGCCGCCACGGTCTGCCTGGAGACGTGCCGGGGCTCGGGGCGTCGGCTCCTGCTGGGGTGGACCGGGCCGAGCCCGGCGGTCCGGCACGGGCCGGCCTCGATCCGGCTGCTGCACGAGCTGCTGGAGTCGCTCGCGGTGCTGAGGCCGACGCCCGAGGGGCACGTCGGCGGCCTGCTCGACGCCCTGCCGGCCTCGATGCTGCGGGACGCGATGCTGCTGATCGTCACCACCCGGCCGATCAACCTGGCCGAGGAATACGAGCGGGCGGCCCGGCTGAACGAGTCGACCGGCCTGCGGATCACCGGCCGGATCCTGACCCTCGACGCCTCCCGGGGCGACCTGGAGGATTACATCCGCTTCGACGGCGGCCCCGGCCTCGCCCCGGCGGGGCCGATCGACGACCGGCCGGCCCTCGACCCGGACGGCGACGGCCGGCCCGGGGCCCCTGGCCGGGACCGACGCCCGGAGGTGCCGGCATGA
- a CDS encoding DUF933 domain-containing protein, translating to MQAGLVGFAGSGKSTLFQLLTGVSPDPGKVQQGQVGIAVLNDPRIDDLAAMYSPKKVTRANVEFLDTPGLLPGGSGDNPQRLALIRKGDALVVVINGFAAGGDPATELAHFRDELVFADLSVLTKRSETLESQVKKPRPDRDALTKELDVVRRCAAALEAGQVVGDLDLTEEEKKPMRSFGLLTDKALVVVVNAPQGEGVPGGVSESAPDALAIDAQLELELGQMSPEERAGFMEEWGIEELGRDRIIRAAYDAVGILTFFTAGEPEVRGWNLERGGSAVDAAGKIHTDLARGFIRAEVTAFEDLKRAGSEKEAKAQNLQRLEGKAYIVQDGDVMYFRSSI from the coding sequence ATGCAAGCGGGCCTGGTCGGTTTCGCCGGGAGCGGCAAGAGCACGTTGTTCCAGCTGCTGACGGGCGTCTCGCCCGACCCGGGCAAGGTGCAGCAGGGGCAGGTCGGCATCGCGGTCCTCAACGACCCGAGGATCGACGACCTGGCGGCGATGTATTCGCCGAAGAAGGTGACCCGGGCCAACGTTGAGTTCCTCGACACCCCCGGCCTGCTGCCCGGCGGCAGCGGGGACAACCCGCAGCGCCTGGCCTTGATCCGCAAGGGGGACGCCCTGGTCGTCGTCATCAACGGCTTCGCCGCCGGGGGGGACCCGGCCACCGAGCTGGCCCACTTCCGGGACGAGCTGGTCTTCGCCGACCTGAGCGTCCTGACCAAGCGGTCCGAGACGCTGGAGTCGCAGGTCAAGAAGCCCCGGCCCGACCGGGACGCGCTGACCAAGGAACTCGACGTGGTGAGGCGATGCGCCGCCGCCCTGGAGGCCGGCCAGGTCGTCGGCGACCTGGACCTGACCGAGGAGGAGAAGAAGCCGATGCGCTCCTTCGGCCTGCTCACGGACAAGGCCCTGGTGGTCGTGGTCAACGCCCCCCAGGGGGAGGGGGTGCCGGGGGGGGTGTCGGAGTCGGCCCCCGACGCCCTGGCGATCGACGCGCAACTCGAACTGGAGCTGGGGCAGATGTCCCCCGAGGAGCGGGCCGGCTTCATGGAGGAGTGGGGGATCGAGGAACTGGGGAGGGACCGGATCATCCGGGCCGCGTACGACGCGGTCGGCATCCTCACCTTCTTCACCGCCGGGGAGCCCGAGGTCCGCGGCTGGAACCTGGAGCGGGGGGGCTCGGCCGTCGACGCCGCCGGGAAGATCCACACGGACCTGGCCCGGGGCTTCATCCGGGCCGAGGTCACCGCGTTCGAGGACCTGAAGCGCGCCGGCTCGGAGAAGGAGGCCAAGGCCCAGAACCTCCAGCGCCTTGAGGGGAAGGCCTACATCGTCCAGGATGGGGACGTGATGTACTTCCGCAGCAGCATCTGA